One stretch of Gadus chalcogrammus isolate NIFS_2021 chromosome 14, NIFS_Gcha_1.0, whole genome shotgun sequence DNA includes these proteins:
- the ace2 gene encoding angiotensin-converting enzyme 2: MLLLVVALLTPGLRAQEDTETRARAFLEKFSTDASVIMYDYSLASWAYNTDITEENSNILSAKGAVWAEFYGRMSTESLAFPLHEVKDPVVKLQLISLQDKGSGALSPEKSAHLGRVMSKMSTIYSTAEVCLKDRPTDCQTLEPGLEAVMADSRDYNERLHVWEGWRRETGRKMRPLYEDYVDLKNEAARLNGFEDYGAYWRSNYETVGEVPPYNYTRDELMGDVRSIYKEIMPLYKELHAYVRSKLIETYPGGHIHPEGPLPAHLLGDMWGRFWTSLYPLSTPYPLKPDIDVSSAMVDQKWEPERLFREAEKFFMSVGLYKMEPDFWTNSMLVKPNDRKVVCHPTAWDMGNGKDYRIKMCTQVNMDHFLTAHHEMGHNQYQTAYQNLSYLLRDGANEGFHEAVGEIMSLSAATPDHLKSLGLLAADFTADKETKINFLMKQALTIVATLPFTYMLEEWRWQVFNENIPKNQWMKRWWEMKRDLVGVVEPVPHDETYCDPPALFHVSGDYSFIRYFTRTIYQFQFQKALCNESGHTGELFTCDITNSTAAGTKLRNMLTLGRSQSWTRALEKISGDTKMDAKPLLDYFKTLYDWLVDENKKNNRRVGWEKNIDPYSANGIKVRISLKAALGADAYQWNDNELYLFKTNIAYAMRQYYTSQTNKTPAFTAEDVWTYEETPRISFFIQVSDPSSPSVLIRRDEVEAAIRLSRGRINDAFMLNDKTLEFQGIPATLAPPVEQPVTVWLVVYGVVMGIVVLVGAYLIISGIRERKTQQPESKEVENPYTPQATGLTNLSYQTDEAENTGL; encoded by the exons AtgttgctgctggtggtggcgcTCCTCACCCCGGGCCTGAGGGCCCAGGAGGACACGGAGACCCGGGCCAGAGCGTTCCTGGAGAAGTTCAGCACCGATGCGTCGGTCATCATGTATGACTACTCCCTGGCGTCGTGGGCGTACAACACGGACATCACCGAGGAGAACTCAAACATATTG TCGGCGAAGGGCGCGGTCTGGGCAGAATTCTACGGCCGCATGTCGACCGAGTCCCTGGCCTTCCCGCTCCACGAGGTGAAAGACCCGGTGGTCAAACTGCAGCTCATCTCCCTGCAGGACAAAGGCTCTGGGGCCCTGTCCCCGGAAAAGTCTGCTCAC TTGGGGCGGGTGATGAGTAAAATGAGCACCATCTACAGTACAGCCGAGGTGTGTCTGAAGGACAGGCCCACAGACTGCCAGACTTTGGAACCAG GTTTGGAGGCGGTGATGGCCGACAGCAGGGACTACAATGAGCGCCTGCACGTgtgggagggctggaggagggagacggggaggaagATGAGGCCTCTGTACGAGGACTACGTGGACCTGAAGAACGAAGCGGCCAGGCTCAACG gttttgaGGACTACGGAGCGTATTGGCGCAGCAACTACGAGACCGTAGGGGAGGTCCCGCCCTACAACTACACCCGAGATGAGCTGATGGGCGACGTCCGCTCCATATACAAGGAG atCATGCCGTTGTACAAGGAGCTCCACGCGTACGTGAGGTCCAAGCTGATTGAGACCTACCCCGGGGGCCACATCCACCCCGAGGGGCCCCTGCCCGCCCACCTTCTGG GGGATATGTGGGGTCGGTTCTGGACCAGCCTGTACCCACTCTCTACGCCCTACCCCCTAAAGCCGGACATCGATGTCAGCTCTGCTATGGTCGACCAG AAATGGGAACCTGAGCGTCTcttcagagaggcagagaagttCTTCATGTCCGTGGGTCTCTACAAGATGGAGCCCGACTTCTGGACAAACTCTATGCTGGTGAAGCCAAACGACCGCAAGGTGGTCTGTCATCCCACCGCCTGGGACATGGGGAACGGGAAGGACtacag GATCAAGATGTGCACCCAGGTGAACATGGACCACTTCCTGACGGCGCACCACGAGATGGGCCACAACCAGTACCAGACGGCCTACCAGAACCTGTCCTACCTGCTCCGGGACGGGGCCAACGAGGGCTTCCACGAGGCCGTGGGCGAGATCATGTCCCTGTCGGCCGCCACCCCCGACCACCTCAAGTCCCTTGGGCTCCTGGCCGCCGACTTCACCGCCGACAAAG AGACGAAGATCAACTTCCTGATGAAGCAGGCCCTGACCATCGTGGCCACACTACCCTTCACCTACATGCTGGAGGAGTGGCGCTGGCAGGTCTTCAACGAGAACATCCCTAAGAACCAGTGGATGAAGCGCTGGTGGGAGATGAA GCGCGATCTGGTCGGCGTGGTCGAGCCGGTACCACATGATGAGACGTACTGCGATCCCCCGGCTCTGTTCCACGTATCAGGAGACTACTCCTTTATCAG GTACTTCACCAGGACTATCTACCAGTTCCAGTTCCAGAAGGCTCTGTGTAACGAATCAGGCCACACAGGTGAGCTGTTCACCTGCGACATCACCAACTCCACTGCCGCCGGGACCAAACTCAG GAACATGCTGACGCTGGGCAGGTCGCAGTCGTGGACCAGAGCTCTGGAAAAGATCTCTGGGGATACCAAGATGGACGCCAAGCCACTGCTGGATTACTTCAAAACCCTCTATGATTGGCTCGTGGACGAGAACAAGAAAAACAACCGAAGAGTGGGCTGGGAGAAGAACATTGACCCCT ACTCAGCAAATGGCATCAAAGTGCGGATTAGTTTGAAAGCTGCCTTGGGTGCGGATGCT TACCAGTGGAATGACAATGAGCTGTACCTGTTCAAGACCAACATCGCGTACGCCATGAGACAGTACTACACCAGCCAGACGAACAAAACTCCCGCCTTCAC AGCGGAGGACGTTTGGACCTATGAGGAAACCCCCAGAATCTCCTTCTTCATCCAGGTGTCGGACCCGTCCAGCCCGTCTGTGCTCATCaggagggatgaggtggaggcaGCCATACG GTTATCCCGAGGTCGGATCAACGACGCCTTCATGCTGAACGACAAGACTCTGGAGTTCCAAGGTATTCCGgcaactctggcgccccctgtGGAGCAGCCGGTCACGGTGTGGCTGGTGGTCTACGGGGTGGTCATGGGAATCGTAGTTCTGGTGGGAGCGTACCTCATCATCTCTGGTATCAGGGAGAGGAAGAC CCAACAGCCGGAGAGCAAGGAGGTGGAAAACCCCTACACACCACAAGCTACGGGCCTAACCAACCTGTCCTATCAGACCGACGAGGCAGAGAACACTGGTCTCTGA
- the si:ch73-226l13.2 gene encoding uncharacterized protein si:ch73-226l13.2, producing MNMLRFTVPCREGRFTTLKEKKNISLETVDSQRYLRSLSKENMPFASPNPERMTIHFYKANQTDKNFRGMPVVLNFTDSKSFLKCSRQDEGAILRVEACDKRRLRLICQQDEAALAFLFYMKGTMSGQHQFESALCESWFIQVLHQETVQVTHQPASRPAMEEDPSFYFNIHSYSN from the exons ATGAATATGTTAAGATTTACAGTTCCATGCAGAGAGGGCAGATTCACGACGctcaaagagaaaaaaaacatttctcttGAGACCGTTGATTCCCAGCGATACCTCCGGAGCCTCAGCAAGGAGAACATGCCGTTTGCTTCCCCCAATCCAG AGAGAATGACCATACACTTCTACAAGGCCAACCAGACCGACAAGAACTTCAGAGGCATGCCGGTGGTCCTCAACTTCACCGACTCCAAGAGCTTCCTCAAATGCAGCAGACAGGACGAGGGGGCCATCCTGCGAGTGGAG GCCTGTGACAAGCGTCGGCTGAGGCTGATCTGCCAGCAGGATGAGGCAGCCCTCGCCTTCCTCTTCTACATGAAGGGGACGATGAGCGGACAGCACCAGTTTGAGTCTGCCCTGTGCGAGAGCTGGTTCATCCAGGTGTTGCACCAGGAAACCGTGCAAGTCACCCATCAGCCGGCCAGTCGGCCAGCCATGGAGGAAGACCCGTCCTTCTACTTTAACATTCATAGTTATAGCAATTGA
- the il1fma gene encoding interleukin-1 family member A has protein sequence MESFQGPFVEGGVKIGHAFLDGEHRYTVKGVRTHSGRGPAFARKGDMLTCINGTSLADIPPDELAHLLTEGNPKLTVHKATRKKEASEHCPLEKDALHAFKKESGVLCFSMEMRREEDLGKGECGIGGGGGSGEEAEEGGRGEAGEGPAEEANEEGEDEGRGVLVVKLTNASLSVVKGRGCAAGCPVLECQGTGCTFNEVVLVANSCTVTSGNTAMFMQDKVQGNINLENIHSRTYLRDLCEDNMLYASDNPTEMTIYSYKSTVTNETFRGVPVVLNFTESESFLKCTKKDNGAILRVEACDKQRLRLICKQDEAVLAFLFYMKGTMSGEHQFESALCEGWFIQVLDKEKVLVANPPVPNNEPSFYFVIEK, from the exons ATGGAGTCATTTCAG GGACCTTTCGTCGAGGGGGGGGTGAAGATCGGCCACGCGTTCCTGGACGGGGAGCACCGCTACACGGTGAAGGGGGTCCGCACACACAGCGGGCGGGGGCCAGCGTTCGCCAG GAAGGGAGACATGCTGACCTGCATCAACGGCACTAGCCTGGCGGACATCCCCCCTGACGAGCTGGCACACCTGCTGACCGAGGGGAACCCCAAGTTG ACGGTGCACAAGGCCACCAGGAAGAAGGAGGCTTCTGAACACTGCCCCCTGGAAAAGGATGCCCTCCATGCCTTCAAGAAGGAGTCCGGTGTGCTCTGCTTCTCcatggagatgaggagagaggaggacctGGGGAAGGGAGAATGCGgcattgggggtgggggggggagtggggaggaggctGAAGAGGGAGGGCGGGGCGAGGCCGGGGAGGGCCCGGCGGAGGAGGCGAACGAGGAAGGGGAGGACGAGGGGCGTGGGGTGCTGGTGGTGAAGCTGACAAACGCGAGCCTCTCTGTGGTGAAGGGGCGTGGCTGTGCTGCGGGTTGCCCCGTCCTCGAGTGCCAGGGAACAGGATGCACGTTCAacgaggtggtgttggtggcgaACTCATGCACGGTGACCAGCG GCAACACGGCCATGTTCATGCAGGACAAAGTGCAGGGAAACATCAATCTTGAGAACATCCATTCCAGGACCTACCTCCGGGATCTCTGCGAGGACAACATGCTCTACGCGTCTGATAATCCAA CGGAAATGACGATATACTCCTACAAGTCAACCGTCACGAACGAGACCTTCAGAGGCGTGCCGGTGGTGCTGAACTTCACCGAATCCGAGAGCTTCCTCAAATGCACCAAAAAGGACAATGGGGCGATCCTACGGGTGGAG GCCTGTGACAAGCAACGTCTGAGGCTGATCTGCAAGCAGGATGAGGCAGTCCTCGCCTTCCTCTTCTACATGAAGGGGACGATGAGCGGAGAGCACCAGTTTGAGTCTGCGCTGTGCGAGGGCTGGTTCATCCAAGTCCTGGACAAGGAGAAAGTGCTGGTGGCCAATCCGCCGGTGCCCAACAATGAACCGTCTTTCTACTTTGTCATTGAGAAGTAG